From Planktothrix serta PCC 8927:
ATTATCATCATCAAATTTTGACTTTTTTTAACGAAAATTAAAAAAAAGTTAACAAAGCTCTTGCATATAATTGAGATGGACATCAGTTTTGGACAAAAATTTGTAGTCCGGTTAATAGACTCAGACAAGGCTAATTATTTTTGGAAAACGAATAGCATTATTCTCAATAGTTTGAGGGGGTTTACTGATTAAGTGAGAACGGAGTACCTACTGGAATTCCTCCGGGATCGCATCCCTCTACAGGAGGATCAACTGGGTTAAGAGGATTTTAGTTTGATTAAAAAATGAATCAAAGCGATCGCATTCCTAGACCTCACACCCTAAAATCAATACCAATAAGGGTGAGGGTGAGATAATTATAGCATATTATTAAATAATATCAGGTGCGATCGCATTTCAATACCTGAACTGAGTTAGAAAAGCAATGGGATCTTCTCCTGTGAGTTAATTAATCTCGATAAATATTTTTCCGATGTCCAACTTTAATAATTAGAATCACGAGGCGATCATTTTCAACTCGATAAATCATTCGATCATCACCCACACGCACCCTTAAACGTCCTTCACCATTTTTGAGAGCTTTAACATCTGAAGGATAAGGATTAATTGTTAA
This genomic window contains:
- a CDS encoding type II toxin-antitoxin system RelE family toxin: MSQYKIEFLKTAEKEFYKLPKEIQKRIANKLESLTINPYPSDVKALKNGEGRLRVRVGDDRMIYRVENDRLVILIIKVGHRKNIYRD